From one Streptomyces sp. R41 genomic stretch:
- a CDS encoding nucleotide exchange factor GrpE, with the protein MATGQEPMTPPEQQPVENPTAQQPVENATTARQPEADDQTAALDELRDRWRRALADLDNLRKRHAKELERVRGDERARTAAAWLPVLDNLERALAHADADPTAVLKGVEAVRDQAVEVLRGLGYPRYEETGVPFDPTRHEVVGVVDDPDAEPNTVAQVVSPGYGADGKQLRPAFVVVSKRQE; encoded by the coding sequence ATGGCCACCGGACAGGAGCCGATGACGCCCCCGGAGCAGCAACCGGTCGAGAACCCGACCGCACAGCAGCCGGTCGAGAACGCCACGACCGCGCGGCAGCCGGAGGCGGACGATCAGACCGCGGCCCTCGACGAACTCCGGGACCGCTGGCGCAGGGCGCTCGCCGATCTGGACAACCTGCGCAAGCGCCACGCGAAGGAACTGGAGCGCGTACGCGGTGACGAGCGCGCCCGTACGGCTGCGGCCTGGCTGCCCGTTCTGGACAATCTGGAACGGGCTCTGGCCCACGCCGACGCGGACCCGACCGCCGTGCTGAAGGGCGTCGAAGCCGTACGCGATCAGGCCGTCGAGGTGCTGCGCGGCCTCGGATACCCCCGCTACGAGGAGACCGGGGTGCCCTTCGACCCGACCCGGCACGAGGTCGTCGGCGTGGTCGACGATCCCGACGCCGAGCCGAACACCGTGGCCCAGGTGGTGAGTCCGGGCTACGGCGCGGACGGGAAGCAGCTGCGTCCCGCGTTCGTCGTGGTCAGCAAGCGGCAGGAGTGA
- a CDS encoding DnaJ C-terminal domain-containing protein, translated as MARDYYDVLGVSRDASSEEIQQAFRKLARKHHPDINKDPQAEERFKEINDAYSVLSDPKTRQRFDRFGENFRQIPEDYDERVAAGAGARGGWGARGGTGGTRVRFRTDEGVDFDGSGIDIEDLFGGIFGRGGGGGWGPVPGADQEAEIQLGVEEAYRGGKRSVTLGGPGGQRTYDVNIPRGVADGQRIRLAGEGGKGSGDAPSGDLYLRVRIKPDARFRLEGRDIHVVVPVTPWEAALGATVPVPTPGGTAKVTVPAGSSSGRRLRLRGEGMPNPRGKSGDLYAEIRVMVPPDPTARERELLEELAAVSAFDPRRPR; from the coding sequence ATGGCACGCGACTACTACGACGTGCTCGGGGTGTCGCGCGACGCGAGCTCGGAGGAGATCCAGCAGGCCTTTCGCAAGCTGGCGCGCAAGCACCACCCCGACATCAACAAGGACCCACAGGCCGAGGAACGCTTCAAGGAGATCAACGACGCGTACAGCGTGCTGTCCGACCCCAAGACACGGCAGCGCTTCGACCGCTTCGGTGAGAACTTCCGGCAGATCCCGGAGGACTACGACGAGCGGGTGGCCGCCGGGGCGGGCGCCCGTGGCGGCTGGGGCGCAAGAGGAGGAACGGGCGGCACCCGGGTCCGCTTCCGCACCGACGAAGGTGTCGACTTCGACGGCTCCGGCATCGACATCGAGGACCTGTTCGGCGGGATCTTCGGACGGGGTGGCGGCGGGGGCTGGGGACCGGTTCCCGGCGCCGACCAGGAGGCCGAGATCCAGCTCGGCGTCGAGGAGGCGTACCGGGGCGGCAAGCGCAGCGTCACCCTGGGCGGGCCGGGCGGACAGCGGACGTACGACGTCAACATCCCGCGCGGCGTGGCCGACGGGCAGCGCATCCGGCTGGCCGGAGAGGGCGGGAAGGGCAGTGGCGACGCCCCATCGGGCGACCTGTATCTGCGGGTTCGGATCAAGCCCGACGCGCGTTTCCGTCTGGAGGGCCGCGACATTCACGTCGTCGTCCCGGTGACGCCTTGGGAGGCGGCGCTCGGCGCGACCGTGCCGGTGCCCACCCCCGGCGGCACGGCCAAGGTCACGGTCCCCGCGGGTTCGTCCAGCGGCCGTCGGCTACGGCTGCGCGGTGAGGGCATGCCCAACCCGCGTGGGAAGAGCGGGGACTTGTACGCGGAGATCCGCGTCATGGTGCCGCCCGATCCCACCGCCCGCGAGCGTGAGCTCCTCGAGGAGCTGGCCGCCGTGTCCGCCTTCGATCCGAGGAGGCCCCGATGA
- a CDS encoding chaperone modulator CbpM translates to MTTAPGPGGENRRTATPVSRPGLNVLVRTTALVPVRRLGLDVVARRSGLHPDLVRRFVALGLVDATRDAAGRLWFEPSAPATLARIQRLRAALPLNYASLGLVLDLLDRISELEDALRRSNAGSRSDESWI, encoded by the coding sequence ATGACCACAGCCCCTGGTCCCGGCGGCGAGAACCGCCGAACGGCCACCCCGGTCTCCCGGCCGGGCCTGAACGTGCTGGTCCGCACCACCGCCCTCGTGCCGGTCCGCCGGCTCGGTCTCGACGTCGTCGCCCGGCGGTCCGGACTCCATCCGGACCTCGTACGGCGATTCGTCGCCCTCGGCCTCGTCGACGCCACCCGGGACGCCGCCGGGCGGCTGTGGTTCGAGCCGTCCGCTCCCGCCACCCTCGCCCGCATCCAACGTCTACGGGCCGCGCTCCCCCTCAACTACGCCTCCCTGGGTCTGGTGCTCGATCTGCTCGACCGGATCAGTGAGTTGGAGGACGCGCTGAGGCGCAGCAACGCCGGCTCCAGGAGTGATGAATCGTGGATATGA
- the clpB gene encoding ATP-dependent chaperone ClpB gives MDMNRLTQKSQQALQEAQTIAGRLNQTEVDGEHLLLALLDQPDGLIPRLIDQSGADTRALRTALSDELARRPKVTGPGATPGQVYVTQRLAKVLDAAEQEAKRLKDEYVSVEHLLLALTDEGSRTAAGRLLKEYGVTKDAFLSALTRIRGHQRVTSATPEASYEALEKYGRDLVSEARSGRMDPVIGRDAEIRRVIQILSRKTKNNPVLIGDPGVGKTAIVEGLAQRIVRGDVPDGLRDRTIFSLDMSSLVAGAKYRGEFEERLQAVLSEVKAGEGRILLFVDELHTVVGAGGGAEGAMDAGNMLKPMLARGELHMIGATTMEEYRKYVETDAALERRFQQVLVDEPSVEDTVSILRGLRERLEVFHGVKIQDTALVAAATLSHRYISDRFLPDKAIDLVDEACARLRTEIDSMPAELDEITRRVTRLEIEDAALAKESDPASAKRLDELRRELSDLRAESDAMHAQWEAERQAIRRVQDLRQELEQVRQEAEEAERAYDLNRAAELRYGTLTELDRRLAAEEERLDTKQGENRLLREVVTEDEIAEIVAAWTGIPVTRLQEGEREKLLRLDEILTERVVGQDEAVKLVTDAIIRARSGIRDPRRPIGSFIFLGPTGVGKTELAKTLAAALFDSEENMIRLDMSEYQERHTVSRLVGAPPGYVGYEEGGQLTEAVRRKPYSVVLFDEIEKAHADVFNTLLQVLDDGRITDSQGRTVDFRNTVVIMTSNIGSAHLLDGVTADGEIKPDVRALVLSELQSHFRPEFLNRVDDIVLFKPLGMTQIEHIVELQFNDLRKRLAERQITVELSNPARDLIAQQGFDPVYGARPLRRYISHEVETLIGRALIRGDVQDGTAIRVDAQNGELVITYGESTERDVRKAA, from the coding sequence GTGGATATGAACCGGCTCACCCAGAAGTCCCAGCAAGCGCTGCAGGAAGCGCAGACGATCGCCGGCCGGCTGAACCAGACCGAGGTCGACGGCGAGCATCTGCTCCTCGCCCTCCTCGACCAGCCGGACGGACTGATACCACGTCTGATCGACCAGTCCGGAGCCGACACCCGGGCCCTGCGCACCGCCCTCTCCGACGAGTTGGCGCGTCGTCCGAAGGTGACCGGCCCCGGCGCCACCCCCGGCCAGGTGTACGTCACCCAGCGGCTGGCCAAGGTGCTGGACGCGGCCGAGCAGGAGGCCAAGCGGCTCAAGGACGAGTACGTGTCCGTCGAGCACCTGCTCCTGGCGCTGACCGACGAGGGCTCGCGGACCGCGGCCGGACGTCTGCTCAAGGAGTACGGCGTCACCAAGGACGCGTTCCTGTCGGCGCTGACCCGGATCCGCGGCCACCAGCGCGTCACCTCGGCGACGCCCGAAGCGTCGTACGAGGCATTGGAGAAGTACGGCCGTGACCTGGTCTCGGAGGCGCGCAGCGGCAGGATGGACCCGGTGATCGGCCGGGACGCGGAGATCCGTCGCGTGATCCAGATCCTCAGCCGCAAGACCAAGAACAACCCCGTACTCATCGGTGACCCGGGCGTCGGCAAGACCGCCATCGTGGAAGGTCTCGCGCAGCGCATCGTGCGGGGTGACGTGCCCGACGGGCTGCGCGATCGCACGATCTTCTCGCTCGACATGAGTTCGCTGGTGGCGGGCGCCAAGTACCGAGGCGAGTTCGAGGAGCGCCTGCAGGCCGTGCTGAGCGAGGTCAAGGCGGGCGAGGGGCGCATCCTGCTCTTCGTCGACGAACTGCACACGGTCGTCGGCGCGGGCGGCGGCGCCGAGGGCGCGATGGACGCGGGGAACATGCTCAAGCCGATGCTGGCGCGCGGCGAGCTGCACATGATCGGCGCCACCACCATGGAGGAGTACCGCAAGTACGTCGAGACCGACGCCGCCCTCGAACGCCGCTTCCAGCAAGTACTGGTGGACGAGCCGAGCGTGGAGGACACCGTCTCCATCCTGCGCGGGCTGCGCGAGCGCCTGGAGGTCTTCCACGGCGTGAAGATCCAGGACACCGCGCTGGTCGCGGCGGCGACGCTGAGCCACCGTTACATCTCCGACCGGTTCCTGCCCGACAAGGCCATCGACCTCGTCGACGAGGCCTGCGCGCGGCTGCGGACCGAGATCGACTCCATGCCGGCCGAACTGGACGAGATCACCCGCCGGGTGACCCGCCTGGAGATCGAGGACGCGGCGCTCGCCAAGGAGAGCGACCCGGCCAGCGCCAAGCGCCTGGACGAGCTGCGCCGCGAACTGTCCGACCTGCGCGCCGAGTCCGACGCCATGCACGCCCAGTGGGAGGCCGAACGCCAGGCCATCCGCCGCGTACAGGACCTGCGCCAGGAGCTGGAGCAGGTGCGGCAGGAGGCCGAGGAGGCGGAACGCGCCTACGACCTCAACCGTGCCGCGGAGCTGCGCTACGGCACGCTCACCGAACTCGACCGCCGGCTGGCGGCCGAAGAGGAGCGGCTGGACACCAAGCAGGGCGAGAACCGGCTGCTGCGCGAGGTGGTGACGGAGGACGAGATCGCGGAGATCGTCGCGGCCTGGACCGGCATCCCCGTCACCCGTCTGCAGGAGGGCGAGCGCGAGAAGCTGCTGCGCCTCGACGAGATCCTCACCGAGAGGGTGGTCGGCCAGGACGAGGCGGTCAAGCTGGTCACCGACGCGATCATCCGGGCCCGTTCGGGCATTCGCGATCCGCGCCGGCCCATCGGTTCGTTCATCTTCCTCGGCCCCACGGGGGTCGGGAAGACCGAGCTGGCCAAGACGCTCGCGGCAGCCCTCTTCGACTCCGAGGAGAACATGATCCGCCTGGACATGAGCGAGTACCAGGAACGGCACACGGTCAGCAGGCTGGTGGGAGCGCCTCCCGGGTACGTCGGCTACGAGGAGGGCGGCCAGCTCACCGAGGCGGTGCGCCGCAAGCCGTACTCGGTGGTGCTGTTCGACGAGATCGAGAAGGCCCACGCCGATGTGTTCAACACCCTTCTCCAGGTGCTCGACGACGGCCGGATCACCGACTCCCAGGGCCGCACCGTCGACTTCCGCAACACCGTGGTCATCATGACGTCCAACATCGGTTCGGCCCACCTTCTCGACGGGGTGACCGCCGACGGCGAGATCAAGCCCGACGTGCGGGCCCTGGTCCTGAGCGAGCTGCAGAGCCACTTCCGGCCCGAGTTCCTCAACCGGGTCGACGACATCGTGCTGTTCAAGCCGCTGGGCATGACCCAGATCGAGCACATCGTGGAGCTGCAGTTCAACGACCTGCGCAAGCGTCTGGCCGAACGGCAGATCACCGTCGAACTCAGCAACCCCGCGCGTGATCTCATCGCCCAACAGGGCTTCGACCCCGTGTACGGAGCACGCCCGCTGCGCCGGTACATCTCCCACGAGGTCGAGACGCTCATCGGGCGGGCACTGATCCGCGGTGACGTGCAGGACGGCACGGCGATCCGGGTCGACGCGCAGAACGGCGAACTGGTCATCACCTACGGCGAGTCGACCGAGCGGGACGTGCGGAAAGCCGCGTGA
- the trxA gene encoding thioredoxin: MATSRSRTIVCDQCGRKNRVPAAAEGAPRCGNCRSPLAWIADAGDQDFAEIAEQAKPYVLVDLWATWCGPCRMVSPALEQVAHQLAGQVKLVKVDIDQNPRLAQRFQVQAVPTLLLLDKGEVISRKTGAAPAPALRQWVEESLAVRR; the protein is encoded by the coding sequence ATGGCCACGAGCCGGAGCAGGACGATCGTCTGCGACCAGTGCGGCCGCAAGAACCGGGTACCGGCGGCGGCCGAGGGCGCCCCGCGCTGCGGGAACTGCCGCTCCCCGCTCGCGTGGATCGCCGACGCCGGCGACCAGGACTTCGCGGAGATCGCCGAGCAGGCGAAGCCGTACGTTCTGGTCGACCTGTGGGCCACCTGGTGCGGGCCCTGCCGAATGGTCAGCCCCGCACTGGAACAGGTGGCCCACCAGCTCGCCGGGCAGGTCAAGTTGGTCAAGGTCGACATCGACCAGAATCCACGGCTCGCCCAGCGCTTCCAGGTGCAGGCCGTGCCGACCCTTCTCCTCCTCGACAAGGGCGAGGTGATCTCCCGCAAGACGGGCGCGGCACCCGCTCCGGCGCTGCGGCAGTGGGTCGAGGAGAGCCTGGCGGTTCGCCGGTGA
- a CDS encoding GNAT family N-acetyltransferase, which produces MPRLQLLRLDHAPALLRFERENRDYFAASIPDRGDEYFAHFDARHDELLAEQAAGLRFFHLVMDDSGAVLGRVNLVDVADGSADLGYRIAERAAGRGLATTAVREVCALAVAEYGLSTLRAATTLDNTGSRTVLARTGFRSVGEILLSGRPGLRFVRELRDTDRAVPEWADDAVQGIGSAEGMIGD; this is translated from the coding sequence ATGCCTCGACTTCAACTCCTCCGTCTCGACCACGCCCCGGCTCTTCTTCGGTTCGAGCGGGAGAACCGGGACTACTTCGCCGCCTCGATTCCCGACCGAGGCGACGAGTACTTCGCCCACTTCGACGCACGGCACGACGAGTTGCTCGCCGAGCAGGCGGCGGGGCTGCGCTTCTTCCATCTCGTGATGGACGACAGCGGTGCGGTGCTGGGACGCGTCAACTTGGTCGACGTGGCGGACGGTTCGGCCGATCTCGGCTATCGGATCGCCGAGCGGGCTGCCGGGCGGGGACTCGCCACGACAGCCGTGCGCGAAGTCTGTGCCCTGGCCGTCGCGGAGTATGGCCTGAGCACACTGCGGGCCGCCACGACCCTCGACAACACCGGTTCGCGAACGGTCCTGGCCCGTACGGGATTTCGGTCCGTCGGCGAGATCCTGCTGAGCGGCCGCCCGGGCCTTCGCTTCGTCCGGGAGCTGCGAGACACGGACCGGGCGGTGCCCGAATGGGCGGACGACGCCGTTCAGGGAATCGGTTCGGCGGAGGGGATGATCGGCGACTGA
- a CDS encoding DUF6296 family protein, with amino-acid sequence MKTMDRYRLTFTHPGSGTSVVTDEVVVERTDALGPGGNPVYCDPTGILRAEISPAGEVRMLASGAYQSPIIPSAEPIP; translated from the coding sequence ATGAAGACCATGGACCGCTACCGGCTGACCTTCACGCACCCCGGATCGGGTACCAGCGTCGTGACGGACGAGGTGGTCGTCGAAAGGACCGACGCCCTCGGCCCGGGCGGCAACCCGGTGTACTGCGATCCGACGGGCATCCTCCGTGCCGAGATCAGCCCGGCGGGGGAGGTACGCATGCTGGCCAGTGGCGCCTATCAGTCGCCGATCATCCCCTCCGCCGAACCGATTCCCTGA